The following proteins are encoded in a genomic region of Oncorhynchus kisutch isolate 150728-3 linkage group LG18, Okis_V2, whole genome shotgun sequence:
- the LOC109909118 gene encoding C-C chemokine receptor type 9-like: MEWPLFTALPTDETLSGDYTDDYGTFTETPGGLCDKSWVREFRGLYEPPLFWLIFILGAVGNLMVVFIFTTVRHRLKTMTDVYLLNLAVADLLFLGTLPFWAADATMGWMFGLSLCKLLSAIYKINFFSSMLLLTCISVDRYVAIVQVIKAHNQKNKRLSVSKLTCLAVWIISGLLALPELIFAQVKPDRRGNSFCVLVYPNNLFNRTKILVLVLQICVGFCLPLLVMVLCYSVIIRTLLQAKSFEKHKALRVIFAVVAVFVLSQLPYNGLLVVDATQAADTTITDCAVLELFDVAGQIAKSLAYTHACINPFLYVFIGVRFQKDLLRLLKLCTCGLSQGGVSKLQAVPNRPSVMSDTETTCALAL, encoded by the exons ATGGAGTGGCCGTTGTTCACTGCACTCCCAACTGATGAAACT CTTTCTGGAGATTACACAGACGACTATGGGACCTTCACTGAGACCCCAGGGGGGCTATGTGACAAGAGCTGGGTGAGGGAGTTTCGGGGTCTCTACGAACCCCCGCTGTTCTGGCTCATCTTCATCTTGGGCGCTGTGGGCAACCTGATGGTGGTCTTCATCTTTACCACGGTGCGCCACCGCCTCAAGACCATGACGGACGTCTACCTACTCAACCTGGCCGTGGCCGACCTTCTCTTCCTGGGCACCCTGCCTTTCTGGGCTGCCGACGCCACCATGGGCTGGATGTTCGGCCTGAGCCTCTGTAAGCTCCTCTCGGCCATCTACAAGATCAACTTCTTCAGCAGCATGTTGCTGCTCACATGTATCAGCGTGGACCGCTATGTGGCTATCGTCCAGGTTATCAAGGCCCACAACCAGAAGAACAAGAGGCTGTCTGTCAGCAAGCTGACCTGCCTAGCTGTCTGGATCATCTCAGGCCTCCTGGCCCTGCCGGAGTTAATCTTCGCCCAAGTCAAGCCTGACCGTAGGGGCAATTCCTTCTGTGTCTTGGTCTACCCAAACAACCTCTTCAATCGCACCAAGATCCTGGTGCTCGTTCTGCAGATCTGTGTGGGGTTTTGCCTGCCGCTGCTGGTCATGGTGCTGTGCTACTCTGTCATCATCCGCACCCTGCTGCAGGCCAAGAGCTTCGAGAAGCACAAGGCACTCAGGGTCATCTTCGCTGTGGTGGCTGTGTTTGTCCTCTCCCAGCTGCCGTACAATGGGCTACTGGTGGTCGACGCCACGCAGGCCGCCGACACCACCATCACGGACTGTGCTGTATTGGAACTTTTCGATGTCGCTGGTCAAATTGCCAAGAGTCTGGCGTACACCCACGCCTGCATTAACCCCTTCCTGTACGTGTTCATTGGCGTTCGCTTCCAGAAGGATCTGCTGAGGCTGCTGAAGCTGTGCACCTGCGGCCTGAGCCAAGGAGGTGTCAGTAAGCTGCAGGCCGTCCCCAACCGCCCTTCTGTCATGTCTGACACTGAGACTACCTGTGCCCTCGCCTTGTAA